The Shewanella halotolerans region GGCAAGACGATAGTTGCGCGGATCGATCTGAAACAGGGGCTCGCCGGCCTCGACGATCTGGTTATCTCTGACGTTCACCTCTGTGATGTTACCGGCGACCTCGGAGGCCACCCTTACCAGATAGGCATGCACCCTGGCATCGCTCGTCATGGGCGTTACCCTGTCGGCCCACAGGCTATAAAGCCAGACGACCAAGATTAAGCCTATGATGTAAAAACTCATTTTCCGTGATGATTGTTCCGCAGCAGACATGCCTTCGCCTCGATGAATAGAGATTGTTTTATGGTAAACCTCGATCCTGTTACCAGCAAGTAACAAGACTCGTTTTAGTGGTGTTTATATGACCTAGGTATCTAAAAAGGTGGGGAAAGTGGGCTAGTCTGATTTAGCGTAGGTCTTGGCAAGCTTATTGTGAAGGGCTAAGAGCAGAGCTAGGCATAGCTCTGCTTTGCAGAGCATAGCGAGTATGTTAGCTTGGGAGCGTATCGCCATGGCGAGCGGATAAACGTCTTCGTCGGTGCGTGCAGGGAATGGGTCAATTCATGGAAGGCATCTGGGATCTCTCCTGGCAAATACACTCCTTCAGCAGTCTAGATTTACCGACATTGCCTAATATTTTTCGCTAAAAAAATTAAAGGATTAATTAGATATGCCTAGATTGAGCAAGGTGAATTTGCTGTTTCTAATCGGCCTTGGCGGCTGCCAGGTCTCCCTTAACGGTATCCCTCCTATGCCCGAGGTGATCGAGCTAGCCGATGGTACCTATAAGGTGTTTGTTGCCCACCCCAGTAAGACACAGGTGGTGAAAACCTCTAAAGGATTCATGAATAAGATATGTAGTGATAAGGGACTGAGTTACGACATCATCTCTGAAAATATCGAGATGACGGGTGAAGCCATCGACCAAACCAAGAAATCTTCCTCTGTATCTGTCTTGGGCGTGAGCCGCACCGAATCAGAATATGAAACTAAACATATGCAGGAAGGGGAGGTGCATTTCAAGTGTGTCTCTGAGGATGAAGCGGCCTCAAGCCTGGTGCATCGCACGACGCCTTGAGCTGCTGTCTTACAATTAGCGCTTTTAGTAAACGGATAATGCCAGAAATAATAATAGGAAAATCATAATGTCAGGGAATATCTTTAAATTTAAAGACGCAAGACTTTTAACTCAATGGGTGCGTTATCTGCTTTATGCCCAAGTCTTTGTTGCATTGCTCGCGATTAGCTCCAATTACATGGAATATCAGTTGCTGATGGATTATCAGTCTGGGGCTTATTCTTCAGAGGAGCAGGCGATTGCCGATGGTGACGAAAATGATCGACGTCAGCTGGGGGTGGCAGGTCTTTATTTTGTTGTCTTTATCGTTTCGGGGATCATGATCCTCAAGTGGATATACAGGGCGAACTTCAACGCGCGTCAGCTGGGGGCTACTGATATGAATTTTACTCCTGGCTGGTCCATCGGTTACTTCTTCATTCCCATCTTCTGCATCTGGAAACCCTATCAGGCGATGAATGAGATCTGGCAGGCGAGCCATGATCCCGAGAACTGGAGTTTGAGCGGCTTCAACTCCAGCATCAGCCTGTGGTGGCTACTATGGATCGTCAGTAATGCCCTGGGTCAGGTGGTATATCGATTAACCGATAGGGCAGAGGAGTTACAAGATTTCATTAATCTCAACATGCTAGCTCAAGTATCAGAGGTTTCCGCTATCTTATTGGCCTTCGCTACCCTAAGTGTGATTAACACTATTTACCGGGCCCAGACCAAGGCGCAGGCGCGGGTGGAACAGCAGACCTATCAGGGGGCGCAGCAGCTGGTAGTAGGCTAACGCCACAAGGTTAAAGCCAATGCGATTAATAACAACGAGAAACGAAAAAGGCGCCGTAGGGCGCCTTGTTTATGTCATTTTGCCAAGCTTATTTGTGCTCGACGGCCAGGTAGTTGATCAGATCGATCAGCTCACCTAGGGTACGGATCTGGCTTAGGTTGACCGCATATTTATCGTTAACGATAAAGGTGGGCACACTTTGAATGCGGAACTCACGTTGCTGGGCGCGCCACAGGTCGAGCTTGTCGCTGACCGTCTTACCATCGGCGATCTCGTCATACTTGCTGATATCGATCCCCTGATCGGCGAACACCTTCTTGATGTCGTCGCGGGTATTGATAGCAGGTTTCTCATGGGCACTATGGTCGTGATCATGGCTGTGTCCGTGGCCACCTTGTTCGCCCTGAATGGCGCTAAACATGGCGTGGACCATCTTGTCTTTGACGCCCAGCTCCTGGATCACCCCAAGTGAGCGCATCACCTCTGTGCCTATGTCTGAGTTCATGAAGTCTACATGCTTGCTGTCGAAGCTCACTCGTTTGTCCAGGTTGGCCTTGATGTCTCCCAGGAACTGAGTCTCCATGTTGTAACAGTTATGGCAGTAGAAGGAGTAAAACTCAGTCAGCTTGGGGCTGGCACTAGGGGCTTTGTCAGACACAGTCATGAAGTGTTGCCCCTCGACAAACTGGGCGGCAAAACTAGTGAGCGGGGCCACGGCTAGGGTCAGGGCGAGTGCGATATGTTTAATCATGATGATCCTTAAATTGATAGCGTCGTTGTGCAATCAATGGCTAACGTCAATCGACAATAGGGTTAGCCTAAATGCCAAAGCTTAATTATGACTGAAGGCGAGGTGAGAAACAGGGGCCAGAATGTGACCTGAGCTGAAGTTCTGAGTATTGTTCGTCGGCAAAAAGGGCGGATCTGTGACGGGGCTAGCGTGATTCTCTCAGTGTCTGCCAGGCCTCGCAGACCCGCTTAAACTGAGTGGCGTCGCCGCCGTCGCGGTCGGGGTGC contains the following coding sequences:
- a CDS encoding DUF4328 domain-containing protein; the protein is MSGNIFKFKDARLLTQWVRYLLYAQVFVALLAISSNYMEYQLLMDYQSGAYSSEEQAIADGDENDRRQLGVAGLYFVVFIVSGIMILKWIYRANFNARQLGATDMNFTPGWSIGYFFIPIFCIWKPYQAMNEIWQASHDPENWSLSGFNSSISLWWLLWIVSNALGQVVYRLTDRAEELQDFINLNMLAQVSEVSAILLAFATLSVINTIYRAQTKAQARVEQQTYQGAQQLVVG
- a CDS encoding thiol:disulfide interchange protein DsbA/DsbL, with protein sequence MIKHIALALTLAVAPLTSFAAQFVEGQHFMTVSDKAPSASPKLTEFYSFYCHNCYNMETQFLGDIKANLDKRVSFDSKHVDFMNSDIGTEVMRSLGVIQELGVKDKMVHAMFSAIQGEQGGHGHSHDHDHSAHEKPAINTRDDIKKVFADQGIDISKYDEIADGKTVSDKLDLWRAQQREFRIQSVPTFIVNDKYAVNLSQIRTLGELIDLINYLAVEHK